The DNA region GTCTTCTATTTATGTATTCTTCTAAATTTACCATTAGAACTTACTATATATTCATGAGTCGAGTCTGCACGGGCTGAGTGCACAGGAATCTGTTCTCCACACTCCTAGCGAGTACCCTTAGGAGGTCCGCGTATGCACTCCATACAACAGAGGATAGGACTGGACCATTGATAAACTATGCGGTCCAGTTTCCAGATGATGGCGGTCAAGCGGCAAAGTCATGTCTAAGTTGGACTTGGTAACCTAGGATACAATAAGTTGTTGATCAAATGAAGCGGTGTCGATATTTGACTCGTAGCCTTATACCCATATTCGCTTTCCGCAGAGCCCTACCGCAGTCCGATTGTACCTAGTGTAGAGTGTAGAGAACCGACTCGCAACCACTACTCGTATATAGCAAGTCATTTTGATGCCCGACGTGATCTTTTGGTCATGTGATCCTACACGTGACACCATCGCCAAAGAGGGGCACTTCCTTTTTTGGAAGCCCCACAACCGAATTACCGGTCCGGAAAAACACACAACTCCGCGACGGGCGCCCGAAACCCCCAGTTTGTTGACAAAGACGGACAGCCCATTGTTTTGGATCGGCCTGAAGAGGAATTCCTCAGACACCGTTCCTTCCACTCACATCATTCCtactttccttttttccgcTCGTTCTTCTTCGCGCTCTGGAATTCTTCTCTCTTCAGACTGCGACGTCACCATTATTATATTCGTAGGAGCGGAAGTTTTGACCCCACGCTTCCCCTATCGGTGCTTGTTTACCACCTTGCAGACAGCATTGCGCTGCTACAACGCTACCGCGTACGGGAACAGAAGCTGAGGATTGGCGCATCGGGCATATAGAGAGGCTGCGACATACTTATTGTTCCCAGTATGAGTCGTTTATTGACGGATCGGCAAGCCGACGAGCTGTGCGTATATCTAGTGATTTGAATTGACCGGATTGAACTGACTTGCTTCCTAGACATAAGTCGATCATAGCGTACCTCTCCGCGAGTAATCTACCGAACACCGCCGCAGCGCTCAGAGAAGAATTAAACCTGCCCGAAGATGTGTTTGACGCAGCCACGGTGAAGAAATACGAAACattgctggagaagaaatggaCAAGTATTGTTCGCTTACAGAAAAAGGCATGTTCACAGTATAGAGCTCTGTCTATTTATTTTCCACCCAGCGTTGTCTAATCAGCGTTCCGTGCGCAGATCCTGGACCTTGAGTCTCAAAAAGCGGCCCTGCAATCCGAAATTGATAACGCGACACCTGCCTCCCTTCTTAAGCGCACCCAAGACCCGACGTCTTGGCTTCCTACACAATCTCCCCGATATTCGCTGGAATCGCACCGGAACACCATTAACTGCGTTGCTTTCCACCCGGTATTTTCCTCTATCGCATCCGGCTCCGATGATTGCATGATCAAGATTTGGGACTGGGAACTTGGAGAATTGGAGCGGACACTCAAAGGTCACACAAGAGCGGTGCTGGACGTCGACTACGGTGGGCCGCGAGGCGGTGTTATTCTGGCATCTTGCAGCTCCGACTTGTCTATTAGGCTATGGGACCCGTCAAACGAGTATCAGAATATCCGAACACTGGAAGGCCATGATCACAGCGTTAGCGCCGTCCGCTTCATACCATCCACGAACTTGCTCGTCAGCGCAAGCAGAGACCACGACTTGAGGATATGGGACGTCTCCACCGGATACTGTGTGAAGACAATACAAGGCCACAATGGCTGGGTACGAGATGTCTGTCCGTCACCCGACGGGAACTTCCTTTTCTCAACTGGCGATGACATGACTGCTCGGTTATGGGATATTTCCGTTATGTCGAACCCGGAGAACAAGCTGGTTATGTTTGGGCACGAGCACGTCATTGAATGCTGTACATTGGCTCCTCATACCGCATATCAATACCTCGCACCCCTGGCGGGAATCAAGGATCATTCGTCCTCGAAGAGCACTGCAGAATTCATGGCGACTGGATCGCGTGACAAGACGATTAAATTGTGGGACTCACGCGGGAATTGCATCAAGACTCTAGTAGGACATGACAACTGGGTGCGGGCAATTGCATTCCATCCTGGTGGCAAATACCTCCTCTCCGTGTCGGACGATAGGTCAATACGATGCTGGGACTTAAGCCAAGAAGGACGATGCGTGAAAACCCTTGCGGAGGCCCACGAACGCTTCATTACATGTTTGAGGTGGGCACCAGGAATCGTTAAAGATCCTGCCGCTGCCAATACTGCAGCGAACGACAAGAACGCCAAGAACAAGACGAACTTCCCGGACGTGCAAATCCGCTGCGTTATCGCCACAGGTGGCGTGGATTGGAAGTTGAAGGTCTTTGCAAACTGAGCGGTGCAGTAGATACGATCCTGGGCCAAAAGCGAAAACAACAAAAAAGGATATATTTCGAAAAACGAACGCACACGCAGACGCGTCTACTCTTGTAGACCGTAGGGGATGTTATGCATGCAGCTGAATCACGATGTCACAATGGAACCAGCTACCATTGACATGAATTTCACGGAACGAACTGTTATGGGCTCAGAACCTGAACTCTCATCCACCATCACAACTCGCCTCACCATCTTCGATCAAGCACTCCAACCGACTGCTATGGCAAGGGCCGCGCCAACCGTCATCCCGACCTCGACCCAAGTTTCTTCAGCTCCAGTGCGAAGACACAAACCTACGGCTTATAGCAAGGGAACCGTGATAAGAAATGGGCCACCCTGGCTAGGTAGTGATAGAGTGAGGAGATGAAAACGAATTCGGGCGAGTGCAGGCAGGCCCCTCCCTCATGACTTATGAATTAATGGGTAGATAACGCCTTTTTCCTATGCTGTCCTTTCAGCCAGGAGTTTGGGCTCGATTCATGGTTATCGAGGATCTGTTTTGTGTTGTATGCATTGCATTAGGGATGGTATTAGCATCTGTTTTAATTGAAGTGAACAATTAGACCATGTTATCCGTCATGAATAGATTCATATAATGTATGGTTTATGTACGTAAAACGTATCCTATGCATTCGCACCCTCCCCACCAACAGTACTAGCTCCAGCACTCTTACCACCAttaccagcagcagcattaACGACGGCCGCCTTGCGCCTCaatctctccttctccttttctttctctctttctctcgaCGCCGGAATCCGTCTCCGTCTAACAGGTTCATAAACATCATTAAAGTTCATCACAACACCCAAAAACCGCATATCAACATCCGGCTGGTACGCAAGATCACCAAGAAGAATGTTCAGCCTCGAGCGGAACTCCGCACTTAAATCTGTAAGTCTCGCACGCAGCGACGGAAGCATGTGGTCGTCCGACGGGAGTTCTCCGCCAGGCGCGTTGTCGAGATTGTTATGTTCAGAAACGCCCCAGCGGCCCTGAGCGGTACGGTTCTCGATCTTCGCGCTGAGTTCCTGCCGGCGGGTGAATTCCGCGACAGAGAAGGAATACAGTCCGTCGACGACATCTTTGTAGGCGAGCATGATTTTGAGGATTGAGTGTAGTTGTGTGAGgaagccttcttcttttcccgtGGAGGGGTCTTTTTTCAGTGAGGAGGTTGAGCCCAAGAGGCCCTTGTGGGTGATGGAGTTGAGGTACTTGGTGTGTGCCTCGATGAGGTCGTCAAGGGTGCAGCCGGGCTTGGAGATGGCGGTCTGCAGCTGGTCCCAGCTTGCCTCGATGACTTCGAAGAGGATGTAGTATTGGAGCTGGTTGACAAAGTGGATCATTTCTGCGATTGCGCAACGCGCGCGTTTCCAGTCGGATCCGACTTTATCGTCTACAGCGCCCAGGACGCCTCGTGCGCCGGTCATGCAACGCCGCCAGATGCTGCCAAGGGCGAACTCGACGCGCTTCACGCGCCAGAGGAAGTTGAAGACTTTGAGGTACTGGGTTGAGCCCCAGGGGGTGATGACGACGTCGACGGGGGCGTCGATTTTGTATTCGAGAGTGAAGCAGTCCCAGCCGATTTCGCCGTGGCTGAGCTCGAGCATGCGGGCGTCGAGGCGGCGGAGAACGTCGGGGGAGTCGTATTGGGCGTTTGAGGCGCGGATGGCGTGTTCGAGTTGCGCAGTTAGGTTGTGGCGGTATTGGGAGTTTGCAGGGCGGTCGAGGTTGGAGGCTAGGGATTCCATGAGGAGGGCGATGAAGTCGCCTTGGCCTAGGAGGAGGTATTTCTTGAGGGCGTGAAGGTGGTCGAAAAGTTTGAATTTCTCGTCCATGAGGCGGATTAGGCGGGCCATTGTTGTTTTGTAGGCTTCGTCGATTGATGTTTCTAAGCTGGCTGTATCGCCGTAGCGTAGTTCTTTGGAGGTTTCTTTTGAGTACGCCTCGACCCAACCTGAGTCGCCGCAGCCGTAGCGGATGAAGTTGAGGGACTTTCCGATTAGGAAGACCTTTTTGGCGAATTCCTGCGTGATGATTGATGGGACCATGTTGTCGTCTAGTTTGTATTTATCCTCCCAGACGCTGGTCGCAATGCGCCTTGGATCTGTGCTTGGTCGGAATTCTGGCTCCACGACGAAGAACTCCTGGAATGGATCTGATAACTCGCCATCGTAGATCCAGTGTCGAAGCATCTCGTAAAATGGGCGCGTGATGTGTGCCAGTAGCTTCTCCGCAAAGGCACAGACGAACGGGTCGCCATGTGACGTTGAGAAACCATGAATTAGAGATATCAATTGGCCGCCCTTTTTGCCTGCAACATGTTAGCTCACTGCTGTGCACAGTGATGTAAAAGGTGCACTTACTCTGAGCTTCCTCGACAATCAAACTCATCAGCCGCAGGGCCATCGTGGCATCCCTCGTCCAAACCACGCATCGCTTTAAAGTCACTCCACCCTTGAGCACACTCCTAGACTCGTTGTCGTCGGTATCGCTAGGGATGGACAGTACCCGGCGGATCTCGCCTTCCAACGTCGCGACTAGACCCAAATATGACCGAAGTTCATGAGAAAGGGCAGCGCGCAGACTTTGGCTCATCAAGCCCCCATCCGAGCTATCCACGAAACTCGACAGACCTCTGTACAACAAACATGGCTCAGCCAGAGAATTAAGCAGTGATACTATAGGAATTGGTAGTGTCGGGGGTATTTTCAAGGTAGACGATGATGAGAACTCAAGATTCGAAGACGACAGACCCTGCAGATTGTACGGCAGGTCCCTCAGCAGTCCCTGCTCTGGCGGTTTCACAAGTTTCTGCTGTTCTTCTGTTGACGGCTGAGAAACAGGCCTCTGCTCCTCCATAGGAATCTCTCTAGGACCAGTATTCGCACGAGAACGAGCCGGCCGGGGCTGTGGCTGCGGTTCCCTCGCCCTCTCATACTCGTCACTATCACGCTCATACTCCTGCCTCCGCAACGAACTATGCCGCTCCAACCTGGTCGATGGCGCCGGCGGCCTCTGCGACGCAGACTCGCTAATCGCCGGCCCCTCTTCATCCGAATAATACCTCCCCCTCTGCAACATACTCTGCAAATTCCCCTTTTCCATCAGCGGACTCCGATTCccttcctccacctccccaaACATCACCTCATCCATAGACTCCTCGTCCTCAGACAATCGGTACAAAAGAAACAGAATCGCCCATTTCTGCGACAATACAGGCTGCGTAAGCAGTCTCGAATACAAATTCGAAAACCTCACCGCCTTATCCGGACTCGCATTCTCCCTCA from Aspergillus chevalieri M1 DNA, chromosome 2, nearly complete sequence includes:
- the PAC1 gene encoding WD40 repeat domain-containing protein (COG:S;~EggNog:ENOG410Q2D8;~InterPro:IPR037190,IPR036322,IPR017252,IPR015943, IPR001680,IPR019775,IPR020472,IPR006594,IPR017986;~PFAM:PF12894,PF00400;~go_function: GO:0005515 - protein binding [Evidence IEA]), giving the protein MSRLLTDRQADELHKSIIAYLSASNLPNTAAALREELNLPEDVFDAATVKKYETLLEKKWTSIVRLQKKILDLESQKAALQSEIDNATPASLLKRTQDPTSWLPTQSPRYSLESHRNTINCVAFHPVFSSIASGSDDCMIKIWDWELGELERTLKGHTRAVLDVDYGGPRGGVILASCSSDLSIRLWDPSNEYQNIRTLEGHDHSVSAVRFIPSTNLLVSASRDHDLRIWDVSTGYCVKTIQGHNGWVRDVCPSPDGNFLFSTGDDMTARLWDISVMSNPENKLVMFGHEHVIECCTLAPHTAYQYLAPLAGIKDHSSSKSTAEFMATGSRDKTIKLWDSRGNCIKTLVGHDNWVRAIAFHPGGKYLLSVSDDRSIRCWDLSQEGRCVKTLAEAHERFITCLRWAPGIVKDPAAANTAANDKNAKNKTNFPDVQIRCVIATGGVDWKLKVFAN
- the SPC98 gene encoding tubulin gamma complex associated family protein (COG:Z;~EggNog:ENOG410PIAW;~InterPro:IPR007259,IPR041470,IPR042241,IPR040457;~PFAM:PF04130,PF17681;~go_component: GO:0000922 - spindle pole [Evidence IEA];~go_component: GO:0005815 - microtubule organizing center [Evidence IEA];~go_function: GO:0043015 - gamma-tubulin binding [Evidence IEA];~go_process: GO:0000226 - microtubule cytoskeleton organization [Evidence IEA];~go_process: GO:0007020 - microtubule nucleation [Evidence IEA]); amino-acid sequence: MSSRHPTRPRRIDDALSQLIDSLTPPLTLSNLSPEASYSQDPEALLAAAEERRHHENLQRAWHVVDAHATTPANNDLNSPIGPAGYGIHRRGSLAGENINNASDLIKRKLLRENASPDKAVRFSNLYSRLLTQPVLSQKWAILFLLYRLSEDEESMDEVMFGEVEEGNRSPLMEKGNLQSMLQRGRYYSDEEGPAISESASQRPPAPSTRLERHSSLRRQEYERDSDEYERAREPQPQPRPARSRANTGPREIPMEEQRPVSQPSTEEQQKLVKPPEQGLLRDLPYNLQGLSSSNLEFSSSSTLKIPPTLPIPIVSLLNSLAEPCLLYRGLSSFVDSSDGGLMSQSLRAALSHELRSYLGLVATLEGEIRRVLSIPSDTDDNESRSVLKGGVTLKRCVVWTRDATMALRLMSLIVEEAQSKKGGQLISLIHGFSTSHGDPFVCAFAEKLLAHITRPFYEMLRHWIYDGELSDPFQEFFVVEPEFRPSTDPRRIATSVWEDKYKLDDNMVPSIITQEFAKKVFLIGKSLNFIRYGCGDSGWVEAYSKETSKELRYGDTASLETSIDEAYKTTMARLIRLMDEKFKLFDHLHALKKYLLLGQGDFIALLMESLASNLDRPANSQYRHNLTAQLEHAIRASNAQYDSPDVLRRLDARMLELSHGEIGWDCFTLEYKIDAPVDVVITPWGSTQYLKVFNFLWRVKRVEFALGSIWRRCMTGARGVLGAVDDKVGSDWKRARCAIAEMIHFVNQLQYYILFEVIEASWDQLQTAISKPGCTLDDLIEAHTKYLNSITHKGLLGSTSSLKKDPSTGKEEGFLTQLHSILKIMLAYKDVVDGLYSFSVAEFTRRQELSAKIENRTAQGRWGVSEHNNLDNAPGGELPSDDHMLPSLRARLTDLSAEFRSRLNILLGDLAYQPDVDMRFLGVVMNFNDVYEPVRRRRIPASREREKEKEKERLRRKAAVVNAAAGNGGKSAGASTVGGEGANA